The Campylobacter concisus sequence CGTAAAAGCCATCAATCGCTTCTTTTATCTCGCCACCTGCTTCATAGTCAGCCTTTAGTTTAGCTACGTTTTTAGCACTCACATAAGCGCCACAACAGTAGTTTTCGGTGATCTCATTATAAATTTCGCCACTAAATTTATCCAAAAACTCACTTGGTAAAATTTCTCGCCAGTTGCTGATGTAGTTTTTAAATCTCTCATTTTGCCGGGCCAAAGAGCTTAACGCTGTGCCGCGAGTGTAGAAATATTTTCTAAAAAATCCTTGCGTGACAGCTATACAAAAGCCGTGAGTTTTGTTAAAAATTTCATCGTCTTTATATTGCAGCGCGGCGCTTAGCGTATCTTTGTACTTTTGCGCGTAAAATTCCTCTACGCCAGCCTTGCTAGCAAGCGCTAAAACCTCTTCAAATTTACCAGCCCTTGCAAGCTCAAGTGCCTCAAAATACCACTTTGAAATTTCATCTTCGCTAATGGCGTGATAGCTTATATCATAGCCCATTATCTGCTCTCATTGATGAAATTTTCGATGTTTGCGACGATCTTTGTGATGAGCGTCTTTCTAGCCTCCAAGCTGCCCCATGCCACGTGTGGCGTGATTAGTAGATTTTCTTTGTTTTTTACATTTAAAAATGGGCTATTTTCGCTCATCGGTTCGCTTTCTAAAACGTCGGTACCAAAGCGTAAATTTCTCTCATCTATCGCCCTTGCCATCGCCGCTTCATCCACTATGCCGCCACGTCCTAAATTTAGCACTATTGCATCATCTTTTAGCAAATTTATCTCGTTTGCGCCTAGTAAATTTCTAGTCTTTTCATTTAGTGGTGCGTGGATACTGATGATGTCACTACTTCTTAGTAGCTCATCTAAGTTTTTTTGCGCAAACTCAATATTGTTATTTGCTCCGCTTGTCGAGTAGTAGCTCACATTTGCGCCAAATGCACGTGCTACTGCCGCCACGCCGCGTCCTATCTCGCCAAGTCCGATGATGCCAAATTCTTTGCCAGCGATCTCGCTGATATCTGCACCAAGATAGGTGAAAATTTCGCTCTTCACCCACTCGCCACTTTTTACGTAGCGATCATAAAATTTGATGTGATTTGTTAGCTCAAAAAGCATGGCAAAAGTATGCTGCACTACGCTTGCGGTTGAGTAGCCAGCAACGTTTTTAACAGCTATATTTTTAACTTTTGCATGCTCTAGATCGACATTATTCATCCCAGTTGCGCTTATGCAGATAAGCTTTAAATTTAGCGCATCCATCACAACTTTATCGATGATGACCTTGTTTGTAATGACCACATCAACGCCCTTTAGACGAGGCACGACCTCTTCACTTTTAGTTTTTTGATAGCTAATAAACTCGCCAAATTTCTTAAAAACACTAAGATCTACGTTCTCTCCCAGCGTGGCCGCGTCCAAACAAACGATCTTCATCTTTAGTCCTTAATGAAATGTCCTACAAATTTAGAGTAGTTATCTAAAATTTTGCCGCCCTTTCTATATCCAAGCGCGCACGCCTCATAAGCGTAAAATACGCCAGCTTGGTAGTTATCACCTCTTTCATCTTGATTAAACTCGTAAAATTCTTGATAGATAGCTTTATTTGAGTCGTATTCACCGTCATTACTTGCTATTTGTGCGCCGTTTTCATCGTGTATCGAGACATTTGCGCCTTCTCTACCAAATACCGGCTTTTTCACATATTTTTTGCCCTTTAGCGGCTCGTTTGAGGTTTCTAGCAAGAGTGGATGATTTGGATAAAGATCCCAAAGAATTTTTAAAATTCCCTTGCTTTGGAAAAGTAGCGTGTAGGCGGGATTTATGATGATGGCTTTTTGGTTTTTGATGATATTTGAAAGTATAAGTGCTAGCTCGCCTTCATCGATCGCTATGCTCTCCCAAGGTACGAGTTTAAACCAGTACTCGAAATTCTCATCACCTTTAAAAATGCCTTCGTTATCGTCAAAAACGACCTCGTCAACGTAAGCAAAGTCTGTCTTAAAGCCAGCCTCTTTTGCGATGTATTGCAGCAATTTCACGGTTTGCTCATCCTCAATACTACCAGCGATAGAGCTAAAGAGTATCCCCCAACCCTCGTAAACATCCTCAAAATTTACATTATCATCGCCAAGCGTAATAAGGCGTTTAAAATTTTGCTTTAGAGCTTCGTAAAGGTTATTAAATTGCTCTGCTTCATCCATATGATTTAGTTTTAGCATCGCCCACTGAATGATCGCTGTCTCAAAGACTGCCGTTGGCGTGTCTGCGTTAAATTCGATCAGTTTTATCGGCTTACC is a genomic window containing:
- a CDS encoding D-2-hydroxyacid dehydrogenase — its product is MKIVCLDAATLGENVDLSVFKKFGEFISYQKTKSEEVVPRLKGVDVVITNKVIIDKVVMDALNLKLICISATGMNNVDLEHAKVKNIAVKNVAGYSTASVVQHTFAMLFELTNHIKFYDRYVKSGEWVKSEIFTYLGADISEIAGKEFGIIGLGEIGRGVAAVARAFGANVSYYSTSGANNNIEFAQKNLDELLRSSDIISIHAPLNEKTRNLLGANEINLLKDDAIVLNLGRGGIVDEAAMARAIDERNLRFGTDVLESEPMSENSPFLNVKNKENLLITPHVAWGSLEARKTLITKIVANIENFINESR
- a CDS encoding glutathionylspermidine synthase family protein, which encodes MINLRKITPLNNEFMEKIGFAWHTDNDNSSYIADEIVQVKASEADAYYEAANELYDMYVNAAQHVIDNNLFHEIGIPFNLVDSIKKSWENDVHWHLYGRFDLAGGLDGKPIKLIEFNADTPTAVFETAIIQWAMLKLNHMDEAEQFNNLYEALKQNFKRLITLGDDNVNFEDVYEGWGILFSSIAGSIEDEQTVKLLQYIAKEAGFKTDFAYVDEVVFDDNEGIFKGDENFEYWFKLVPWESIAIDEGELALILSNIIKNQKAIIINPAYTLLFQSKGILKILWDLYPNHPLLLETSNEPLKGKKYVKKPVFGREGANVSIHDENGAQIASNDGEYDSNKAIYQEFYEFNQDERGDNYQAGVFYAYEACALGYRKGGKILDNYSKFVGHFIKD